Proteins from a single region of Rhipicephalus sanguineus isolate Rsan-2018 chromosome 5, BIME_Rsan_1.4, whole genome shotgun sequence:
- the LOC119392852 gene encoding rhomboid-related protein 4 gives MTHQTRVQDVYGAVKLLFYALFRVGLGSIPPATFLTVIVQACVYLRLFSLPWSKPEEACVSVAGVLFKGEWPRIFYGAIEHGDSMHLCYNMVSFMWKGINLEEKMGTVPFFCVICLLTVLTGAFMVGLNYLLGTYVDAIFYERCIIGFSGVIFAIKLLDNVKYPAQTRNIFGVSVSLPSGYAVWLELLFVQLMAGNNCSFIGHLAGVLAGFVYLGVVRPIFDLMWLVLVETPRRAVYYILGRH, from the coding sequence ATGACGCATCAGACGCGTGTCCAAGACGTGTACGGAGCGGTCAAGCTTCTGTTTTACGCACTGTTCAGAGTGGGCCTGGGCTCCATACCGCCTGCGACGTTCCTGACCGTCATTGTCCAGGCGTGCGTGTATCTGCGGCTCTTCAGTCTGCCCTGGTCAAAGCCGGAGGAGGCCTGCGTCAGTGTCGCTGGCGTGCTGTTCAAGGGAGAATGGCCGCGAATCTTCTACGGCGCGATCGAGCACGGGGACAGCATGCACCTCTGCTACAACATGGTGAGCTTCATGTGGAAGGGCATCAACCTCGAAGAAAAGATGGGCACTGTGCCGTTCTTCTGCGTTATCTGCCTGCTGACAGTGCTCACCGGCGCTTTCATGGTCGGCCTCAACTACTTGCTAGGCACCTATGTCGACGCCATATTTTACGAGCGTTGCATCATCGGTTTCTCTGGTGTCATTTTCGCGATCAAGTTGCTCGACAACGTCAAGTATCCCGCCCAAACCCGTAATATATTCGGCGTTAGTGTAAGCCTTCCATCGGGATATGCAGTCTGGCTCGAGCTCCTTTTTGTCCAGCTCATGGCGGGCAATAACTGCTCCTTCATCGGCCACTTAGCCGGGGTCCTGGCGGGATTTGTTTACCTCGGCGTGGTTAGGCCGATCTTCGACCTCATGTGGCTGGTCCTGGTAGAGACACCCAGGAGAGCGGTGTACTACATACTTGGACGACATTGA